Proteins encoded in a region of the Zea mays cultivar B73 chromosome 4, Zm-B73-REFERENCE-NAM-5.0, whole genome shotgun sequence genome:
- the LOC100281733 gene encoding protein binding protein, whose protein sequence is MDDVSKYAHSPAHLAVLRRDHAALRRLVAALPRLPRAGEVATEEESVAGEAVADAVSAVIDRRDVPRRETPLHLAVRLRDPVAADILMSAGADWSLQNADGWSALQEAVCTREEAIATIIARHYQPLAWAKWCRRLPRILASISRIRDFYMEISFHFESSVIPFIGRIAPSDTYRIWKRGAALRTDMTLAGFDGFRIQRSDQTFLFLGDGARPEDAGGKELHSGSLIVLAHKDKEITDALEGAGVQPTESEVAHEVALMSKTNMYRPGIDVTQAELVPHLNWRRQERTEAVGQWKAKVYDMLNVLVTVKSRRVPGAMTDEELFAMDGEEKNGRGAELDAELDEVLTAEERKQLDSALRMGNNEEESEERGDEGDAGADHTDASGVTKDKKGWFGWGAKKGAKGDDKPSKVGSKDETSDPGKQKEKGSGKKKKGGSSAESVKHESEYKKGLRPVLWLTPDFPLKTDELIPLLDVLANKVKAIRRLRELLTTKLPTGTFPVKIAIPIVPTIRVIITFTKFEELQPLDEFATPPSSPTQFQDAKAKEPEGSGSWYSWVKGGRGTQSGDSGDGRNWKDEVDPFHIPSDYTWVDATEKKRRMKAKKAKSRRTTARKQSSKNTSSEGGHRPMMDGFEE, encoded by the exons ATGGATGACGTGTCCAAGTATGCGCACAGCCCGGCGCACCTCGCCGTCCTGCGGCGCGACCACGCGGCGCTGCGTCGACTGGTGGCGGCCCTCCCGCGCCTGCCGCGCGCCGGGGAGGTGGCCACCGAGGAGGAGTCCGTCGCGGGGGAGGCCGTGGCGGACGCGGTCTCGGCCGTCATCGACCGCCGCGACGTGCCgcggagggagaccccgctccacCTCGCCGTGCGCCTCCGGGACCCCGTCGCCGCCGACATCCTCATGTCGGCCGGCGCCGACTGGTCGCTGCAGAACGCCGACGGCTGGTCCGCGCTCCAGGAGGCCGTCTGCACGCGCGAGGAGGCCATCGCCACCATCATCGCGCGCCACTACCAGCCGCTCGCCTGGGCCAAGTGGTGCCGCCGCCTCCCgcgcatcctcgcctccatctcccgCATCCGCGACTTCTACATGGAGATCTCCTTCCACTTCGAGTCCTCCGTCATCCCGTTCATCGGCCGCATCGCGCCCTCCGACACCTACCGCATCTGGAAGCGCGGCGCCGCGCTCCGGACCGACATGACGCTCGCTGGCTTCGACGGCTTCCGCATCCAGCGCTCGGACCAGACGTTCCTCTTCCTCGGTGACGGCGCCAGGCCCGAGGATGCCGGGGGCAAGGAGCTGCACTCGGGCTCGCTAATAGTGCTGGCGCACAAGGATAAGGAGATTACGGATGCGCTGGAGGGGGCGGGGGTGCAGCCCACAGAGTCTGAGGTGGCGCATGAGGTAGCGCTCATGTCCAAGACCAACATGTACCGTCCGGGGATCGACGTCACGCAGGCAGAGCTCGTGCCGCACCTGAATTGGCGCCGCCAAGAGAGGACAGAAGCCGTCGGGCAATGGAAAGCCAAGGTGTATGACATGCTGAATGTCCTGGTCACCGTGAAGTCTAGGCGCGTGCCTGGGGCGATGACAGACGAGGAGCTGTTTGCCATGGATGGGGAGGAGAAGAATGGGAGGGGCGCAGAGCTTGATGCTGAGTTAGACGAAGTGTTGACAGCCGAGGAGAGGAAGCAACTTGATTCTGCGCTTAGGATGGGGAACAACGAAGAGGAATCTGAGGAGAGGGGCGACGAAGGTGATGCTGGTGCTGATCATACGGATGCGAGTGGCGTGACCAAAGATAAGAAGGGATGGTTTGGTTGGGGCGCCAAGAAAGGTGCCAAGGGCGATGACAAGCCATCAAAGGTGGGGAGTAAGGATGAAACAAGTGACCCAGGGAAGCAAAAGGAGAAGGGCAGTGGGAAGAAGAAAAAGGGTGGCTCATCTGCTGAGTCTGTAAAACATGAGAGCGAGTACAAGAAGGGGTTAAGACCAGTGTTGTGGTTGACACCGGATTTCCCTCTGAAGACAGATGAACTCATCCCTCTGCTTGATGTCCTAGCAAACAAAGTGAAGGCTATCAGGAGGCTTAGGGAACTCTTGACAACCAAACTTCCTACAGGCACATTTCCAGTCAAG ATCGCCATCCCTATTGTTCCAACGATACGAGTCATCATCACATTCACAAAGTTTGAAGAACTACAGCCTCTAGACGAGTTTGCCACCCCACCTTCAAGCCCGACACAGTTTCAAGACGCGAAagccaaagaaccagaaggatcaGGCTCATGGTATTCATGGGTAAAGGGTGGCCGAGGTACGCAGTCCGGTGACAGTGGTGATGGGCGGAACTGGAAAGACGAGGTTGATCCGTTCCACATACCGTCGGACTACACCTGGGTCGATGCCACCGAGAAGAAGCGGAGGATGAAGGCAAAGAAAGCCAAGAGCAGGCGGACCACAGCCCGAAAACAGTCCTCGAAGAACACTTCTTCGGAAGGAGGCCACCGCCCCatgatggatggcttcgaggaGTAA
- the LOC103654131 gene encoding uncharacterized protein — translation MSSETAAAPSETEAARANLLKRNSDDVGWEYGVLVDANNKDKVKCKFCDKEMRGGIYRLKEHLAHVGKNVKKCTSATPQALEAKEKCKKAIEAAKRKREEKTVRELELREEVNVSRVGEESEEVTCVGSSQPHKLGPIDKWTRAIDPTKADSFKQQQLNKELWKEREHEVHKFIARWAYNHGIPFNACDNDEFKQMCEAIGQFGPGLTPPTQDAFRGSLLEEEYERTKCLLQEREAEKMKNGCSIMTDAWSDRKRRSIMNICTNCADGTSFISSKEMSDVSHTSEVIFELVDKAIEDIGEENVVQVVTDNASNNMGAKKLLLEKRPQIFWTSCAAHTINLMLQGIGKLPRFRKVIDQAKSFTIFVYGHTRTLECLRYFTEGKELVRPGVTRFASYFLTLNSMQEKKDQLRKMVVHSRWDSLKDVKSKKGKEATATILSPAFWKDVKLMLAVFEPLVKVLRLVDGDVKPSMGFLYGELLKAKREIKEAFGNVESRFKDVMAVIEKKMNGRLDSPLHLTAFLLNPHYSYANPSIFDEPKMNEAFISCVEQFYYHDEDQQEQAANFELKKFQNREGPFSKKLARTFQNYDYNPASWWRLYGTETPALQKMATRILSLTSSSSGCERNWSGFEGIHTKKRNRLTTTRLNKLVYIQFNNRLMNNREKIKSKKITDVLLSSDTTEAQGFLQEGGDDCAQVVFRDEEEDEMEGTGIPWSVIGEAVGAEEQLEPRRSARVRELYEGEEFESEEEEYEDEDLCYSEDEI, via the exons ATGTCATCAGAAACTGCAGCTGCACCTTCTGAAACTGAAGCAGCTAGAGCGAATCTCCTAAAAAGAAATTCAGATGATGTTGGATGGGAATATGGTGTTCTTGTTGATGCTAACAACAAAGACAAGGTGAAGTGTAAGTTCTGTGACAAGGAGATGAGGGGAGGGATTTATAGGTTGAAGGAGcatcttgcccatgttggaaagaACGTGAAGAAATGCACGTCTGCAACACCGCAGGCTCTAGAGGCTAAAGAGAAGTGCAAGAAAGCAATAGAGGCTGCAAAAAGGAAGAGGGAGGAGAAGACTGTTCGTGAGCTAGAACTTAGAGAGGAAGTGAATGTATCTAGGGTTGGAGAGGAGTCAGAAGAAGTCACTTGTGTTGGAAGCTCACAGCCTCACAAATTAGGGCCAATTGACAAATGGACACGTGCTATTGATCCTACCAAGGCTGATTCATTCAAACAACAGCAGCTGAACAAGGAACTATGGAAAGAAAGAGAGCATGAGGTGCACAAGTTTATTGCAAGATGGGCCTATAATCATG GAATACCTTTCAATGCATGTGACAATGATGAGTTCAAGCAAATGTGTGAAGCAATTGGACAATTTGGACCAGGACTtacacctccaactcaagatgcTTTTCGAGGTAGTTTGCTGGAAGAAGAATATGAAAGAACCAAGTGTTTGCTGCAGGAACGTGAAGCCGAGAAGATGAAAAATGGTTGCTCTATTATGACCGATGCTTGGTCAGATAGGAAGAGGAGAAGCATAATGAATATATGCACTAATTGTGCTGATGGAACCTCCTTCATCAGCTCAAAAGAGATGTCAGATGTGTCACACACAAGCGAAGTCATTTTTGAATTAGTGGACAAAGCAATTGAAGACATTGGTGAAGAAAATGTGGTGCAAGTAGTCACTGACAATGCCTCTAACAACATGGGAGCAAAGAAGCTATTGCTTGAGAAGAGACCACAAATATTTTGGACCTCTTGTGCAGCTCACACAATCAACTTGATGCTCCAAGGAATTGGCAAATTGCCTCGGTTCAGGAAAGTGATTGACCAAGCAAAGTCATTTACCATATTTGTGTATGGCCACACAAGAACATTGGAGTGCTTGAGATACTTCACAGAGGGGAAAGAGCTAGTGAGGCCAGGAGTGACTAGGTTTGCTTCATACTTTCTCACTTTGAACAGTATGCAAGAGAAGAAGGACCAGTTAAGGAAGATGGTAGTTCATAGCAGGTGGGACTCATTAAAGGATGTGaaatcaaagaaaggaaaagaggccACAGCTACTATATTGAGTCCAGCCTTTTGGAAGGATGTGAAGCTAATGTTGGCTGTTTTTGAGCCATTGGTCAAAGTCCTCCGTTTGGTTGATGGGGATGTGAAGCCATCCATGGGTTTCCTTTATGGAGAGCTACTAAAGGCAAAAAGAGAGATCAAAGAGGCCTTTGGCAATGTTGAGTCTCGATTCAAAGATGTTATGGCTGTAATTGAGAAGAAGATGAATGGAAGACTTGATTCTCCATTGCATTTGACAGCTTTTTTGCTGAATCCACACTATAGCTATGCTAACCCATCAATATTTGATGAGCCCAAAATGAATGAAGCCTTCATATCTTGTGTCGAGCAATTTTATTATCATGATGAGGACCAACAAGAACAGGCTGCCAACTTTGAATTGAAAAAATTTCAGAATAGAGAAGGACCATTTAGCAAGAAGCTTGCAAGAACTTTTCAAAACTATGATTACAATCCAG CATCATGGTGGCGGTTATATGGAACTGAAACACCAGCTTTACAGAAGATGGCTACAAGGATATTATCTTTGACATCAAGCTCTTCTGGTTGTGAAAGaaattggagtgggtttgaaggg ATACACACTAAGAAGAGAAATAGGCTGACTACAACCCGCCTCAACAAGTTGGTCTATATTCAGTTCAATAACAGGCTGATGAATAACAGAGAAAAGATTAAGTCAAAGAAAATCACTGATGTTCTCTTGTCTAGTGATACAACTGAAGCTCAAGGTTTTCTCCAAGAGGGTGGAGATGATTGTGCACAAGTTGTCTTTAgagatgaggaggaagatgagATGGAAGGTACAGGGATACCTTGGTCTGTTATTGGAGAGGCAGTGGGAGCAGAAGAACAGCTTGAGCCTCGTAGAAGTGCAAGAGTGAGAGAGCTCTATGAAggagaagagtttgagtctgaagaAGAAGAGTATGAAGATGAAGATTTGTGCTACAGTGAAGATGAAATATGA